From a region of the Micropterus dolomieu isolate WLL.071019.BEF.003 ecotype Adirondacks linkage group LG21, ASM2129224v1, whole genome shotgun sequence genome:
- the aplnra gene encoding apelin receptor A, with the protein METTTGEYVDSYEYYDDNETACDFSEWEPSYSLIPVLYMLIFILGLSGNGVVIFTVWRSKSKRRAADVYIGNLALADLTFVVTLPLWAVYTALGYHWPFGVALCKISSYVVLVNMYASVFCLTCLSFDRYLAIVHSLSSSRLRSRGTMLASLGAIWLLSCLLAVPTLLFRTTVNDQNSNRTTCAMDFSLVTMNQRHEYLWIAGLSLSSSALGFLLPFLAMTIFYCFIGCTVTRHFNNVRKEDQKKKRLLKIITTLVVVFAICWTPFHVLKSMDALSYLNLAPSSCGFLRFLLLAHPYATCLAYVNSCLNPFLYAFFDLRFRSQCLCLLNLKKAMHGQMSSMSSTLSAQTQKSEIQSLATKV; encoded by the coding sequence ATGGAGACCACCACTGGGGAATATGTTGATAGCTATGAGTATTATGATGATAATGAGACTGCCTGTGACTTCTCAGAGTGGGAGCCCTCTTACTCCCTCATCCCGGTCCTCTACATGCTCATCTTCATCCTGGGCCTGTCAGGTAACGGCGTCGTCATCTTCACTGTGTGGAGATCCAAATCGAAACGTCGGGCTGCAGATGTCTACATAGGAAACCTGGCCCTTGCTGACCTCACCTTTGTTGTAACCCTACCTCTCTGGGCCGTGTACACAGCGCTGGGCTACCACTGGCCCTTTGGCGTGGCTCTGTGCAAGATCAGCAGCTATGTAGTTCTGGTCAACATGTATGCCAGTGTGTTCTGCCTCACCTGCCTGAGCTTTGACCGCTACCTGGCCATTGTGCACTCTCTGTCCAGCAGCAGGCTGCGCTCACGGGGCACCATGCTGGCGTCCTTGGGTGCTATTTGGTTGCTGTCCTGCCTGCTGGCTGTGCCCACGCTGCTCTTCCGTACCACTGTGAACGATCAAAACAGCAACCGGACCACATGTGCCATGGACTTCAGCCTGGTGACAATGAACCAGAGGCACGAATACCTCTGGATCGCCGGGCTcagcctctcctcctctgccttaGGTTTTCTCCTACCTTTCTTGGCCATGACCATCTTCTACTGCTTCATCGGCTGCACGGTCACACGTCACTTTAACAACGTGCGCAAGGAGGACCAGAAGAAGAAACGTCTGCTGAAGATCATCACCACACTGGTGGTGGTGTTTGCCATCTGCTGGACTCCCTTCCACGTCCTTAAGAGCATGGATGCCCTCTCCTACCTGAACCTGGCTCCGAGCTCCTGCGGCTTCCTGCGCTTCCTGCTGCTGGCTCACCCCTACGCTACCTGCCTGGCCTACGTCAACAGCTGCCTCAACCCGTTCTTGTACGCCTTCTTCGACCTGCGCTTTCGTTCCCAGTGTCTGTGCCTGCTCAACCTGAAGAAGGCTATGCATGGCCAGATGAGCTCCATGTCATCCACGCTCAGCGCCCAGACTCAGAAGTCAGAGATTCAGTCTCTGGCCACCAAGGTGTAA